A region of Allocoleopsis franciscana PCC 7113 DNA encodes the following proteins:
- the cysE gene encoding serine O-acetyltransferase, whose translation MLLADFRIIFERDPAARNWLEVLCCYPGLHALVLHRIAHGLHLRQLPFLPRLISHFSRWLTGIEIHPGAVIGRGVFIDHGMGVVIGETAIVGDYTLIYQGVTLGGTGKESGKRHPTVGEHVVVGAGVKVLGNIQIGNHVRIGAGSIVLRNVPDHCTVVGVPGRIIRRSGEGVCPLDHGQLPDTEATVIRVLLNRIERLEQQLQTLQMISGNNHASTL comes from the coding sequence ATTCTGCTGGCTGATTTTCGCATTATCTTTGAGCGAGATCCAGCAGCACGCAACTGGCTGGAGGTGCTGTGCTGCTACCCTGGTTTGCACGCACTCGTCCTGCATCGCATTGCTCATGGGTTACATTTGCGCCAACTTCCTTTCCTCCCCCGTTTGATTTCCCACTTCAGTCGGTGGTTAACGGGGATTGAAATTCATCCAGGAGCAGTGATCGGACGGGGTGTGTTTATCGATCACGGCATGGGTGTTGTGATTGGAGAAACTGCGATCGTAGGAGACTACACCCTGATTTATCAAGGCGTCACCTTAGGCGGGACGGGTAAGGAAAGTGGTAAACGCCATCCTACTGTGGGAGAGCATGTCGTGGTTGGCGCAGGTGTAAAAGTTTTAGGCAATATCCAAATTGGCAATCATGTCCGCATCGGTGCCGGCTCGATTGTACTGCGGAATGTGCCTGACCATTGCACCGTAGTGGGTGTGCCTGGTCGAATTATCCGTCGCTCTGGCGAGGGAGTCTGTCCTTTAGATCATGGACAGCTACCAGATACCGAAGCTACTGTGATTCGCGTTTTGCTGAATCGCATTGAGCGGTTGGAACAACAACTGCAAACCTTACAGATGATCAGCGGTAACAATCATGCTTCCACCCTCTAG
- a CDS encoding Mo-dependent nitrogenase C-terminal domain-containing protein produces the protein MAALTPTHQTSQPSSNLKSGSFDILYPLRRWLDGIQIKNAKIAQLICKLIPVDCPFERDVVLLGRTLFHIPPMCKLNPLYDQFVGLRFRALSFLCEECMRMPQNTSVNCSNCSFCSNA, from the coding sequence ATGGCAGCTCTAACCCCCACTCACCAAACCTCTCAGCCATCGAGCAACCTAAAATCTGGCTCCTTCGATATCCTCTATCCCTTGCGCCGTTGGTTAGATGGAATCCAGATTAAAAACGCCAAAATAGCTCAACTCATTTGCAAACTAATTCCTGTAGATTGCCCCTTTGAGCGAGATGTTGTTTTGTTGGGTCGTACCCTATTCCACATTCCCCCAATGTGCAAACTCAATCCCTTATACGACCAATTTGTGGGATTGCGATTTCGGGCTTTATCCTTCCTCTGTGAGGAGTGTATGAGGATGCCACAAAATACCTCGGTTAATTGTTCTAATTGTTCGTTTTGTTCAAACGCT
- a CDS encoding DUF2949 domain-containing protein produces MECAQNKTEFINFLQGELDISDDAIAVALRHREQDAGPLHMILWQYGLVSLEQLQQIFDWLESSTSLKFCSPLLE; encoded by the coding sequence ATGGAATGCGCTCAAAACAAGACCGAATTCATCAACTTTTTACAAGGTGAACTCGATATCTCCGATGATGCGATCGCCGTGGCGCTACGTCACCGAGAGCAAGATGCAGGGCCTTTGCACATGATTCTCTGGCAGTATGGCCTGGTTTCTTTAGAACAGCTACAGCAAATTTTTGATTGGCTAGAATCTTCCACGTCGCTTAAATTTTGTAGTCCACTTTTAGAGTGA
- the nifB gene encoding nitrogenase cofactor biosynthesis protein NifB: MPQSTALLSTQETTKDKKSGSCGCSSTNSSANELDAKMMERIAKHPCYSEEAHHHYARMHVAVAPACNIQCNYCNRKYDCANESRPGVVSELLTPQEAAHKVLVIAGKIPQMTVLGIAGPGDPLANPEKTFETFERIAEKAPDIKLCLSTNGLMLPDHVERIKQLNVDHVTITINMVDPEVGTKIYPWVHYRRKRYKGLEAARILHERQMEGLQALREADILCKVNSVMIPGINDEHLVEVDEVIRSKGAFLHNIMPLISAPEHGTHFGLTGQRGPTPKELKTLQDNCSGNMKMMRHCRQCRADAVGLLGEDRSQEFTKEKFMEMAPEYNLEQRQEVHAGIEQFKEQLQAAKAKVKGAKKVANSPKILVAVATKGGGLVNQHFGHAKEFQIFEVDANDAKFVGHRKIDHYCQSGYGEEATLEHIIKAISDCKAVLVSKIGHCPQDELHKAGIQTVEAYDVIEKVAREFYDQYMQTAPKVEA; encoded by the coding sequence ATGCCACAATCTACAGCACTACTTTCCACCCAAGAAACGACTAAGGATAAAAAATCAGGTAGCTGCGGTTGCAGCAGTACGAATAGCTCGGCAAACGAGCTAGATGCCAAAATGATGGAGCGCATCGCCAAGCATCCTTGCTATAGCGAAGAAGCCCATCATCACTATGCAAGGATGCACGTTGCAGTAGCCCCAGCTTGCAACATTCAATGTAATTATTGCAATCGCAAATACGACTGTGCCAACGAAAGTCGTCCTGGTGTCGTCAGTGAGTTGCTGACACCGCAAGAAGCCGCACACAAAGTGCTGGTGATTGCCGGTAAGATTCCCCAAATGACTGTACTGGGAATTGCAGGACCGGGTGACCCATTGGCGAACCCAGAAAAGACGTTTGAGACATTTGAGCGAATTGCCGAAAAAGCACCGGATATCAAGCTGTGCCTGTCAACCAACGGTTTGATGCTTCCCGATCATGTGGAGCGTATTAAACAACTCAACGTCGATCACGTCACCATTACTATTAATATGGTTGACCCCGAAGTTGGCACGAAAATTTATCCTTGGGTTCACTACAGACGGAAGCGCTACAAAGGCTTAGAAGCGGCTCGAATTCTGCATGAACGGCAGATGGAAGGATTGCAGGCACTCAGAGAAGCTGACATTCTCTGCAAAGTTAACTCCGTGATGATTCCGGGGATTAATGACGAGCACCTCGTGGAAGTGGATGAAGTCATCCGCTCCAAAGGGGCATTCCTCCACAATATAATGCCCTTGATTTCTGCCCCGGAACACGGCACTCACTTCGGCTTAACCGGTCAACGTGGTCCCACACCCAAAGAGCTGAAAACGCTGCAAGACAATTGCTCCGGCAATATGAAGATGATGCGCCACTGCCGCCAGTGTCGTGCCGATGCGGTGGGACTGTTGGGTGAAGACCGTTCGCAAGAATTCACCAAAGAGAAGTTCATGGAAATGGCACCAGAATACAACCTGGAGCAACGGCAAGAAGTTCACGCTGGGATTGAGCAGTTTAAGGAACAACTTCAAGCTGCCAAAGCGAAGGTGAAAGGTGCCAAGAAAGTGGCTAACAGTCCCAAAATCTTGGTGGCAGTAGCAACCAAGGGCGGCGGATTGGTCAATCAACACTTTGGTCATGCCAAGGAATTTCAGATTTTTGAAGTGGATGCTAATGATGCCAAGTTTGTCGGGCACCGCAAGATTGACCACTATTGCCAAAGCGGTTACGGCGAAGAAGCCACATTAGAACACATCATCAAAGCGATTTCCGATTGCAAAGCCGTGTTGGTTTCCAAGATTGGTCACTGTCCACAAGATGAATTGCACAAAGCCGGAATCCAGACTGTTGAGGCTTATGACGTGATTGAGAAAGTGGCACGGGAATTCTACGACCAATATATGCAAACAGCCCCAAAGGTTGAGGCTTAA
- the nifS gene encoding cysteine desulfurase NifS has translation MQTCIYLDNNATTKVDDAVVRVMLPYLTEFYGNPSSMHTFGGQVGRAISEARSQVAALLGADTSEIVFTSCGTEGDNAAIRAALLAQPEKRHIVTTQVEHAAVLNLCKLMEKQGYTVTYLSVNRHGQIDLDELEASLTGNTALVSIMYANNETGVVFPIEQIGQIVKERGITYHVDAVQAVGKIPLNMKNSTIDMLTLSGHKLHAPKGIGALYVRKGVRFRPLLIGGHQERGRRGGTENVASIIGLGKAAELELLHLPEATQREKQLRDRLEKTLLATIPDCEVNGDRKNRLPNTTNIGFKFIEGEAILLSLNQYGICASSGSACTSGSLEPSHVLRAMGLPYTILHGSIRFSLCRYTTDAEIDAVIAVMPGIVERLRAMSPFSSDAAGWLQEQEQTLSGARN, from the coding sequence ATGCAAACATGTATTTATCTTGATAACAACGCCACAACTAAGGTAGATGATGCCGTCGTCCGGGTCATGTTACCTTACCTCACTGAATTCTACGGCAACCCCTCTTCGATGCATACCTTTGGTGGGCAAGTGGGTCGAGCGATATCAGAAGCGCGATCGCAAGTTGCCGCCCTCCTGGGTGCTGATACCTCAGAAATTGTCTTTACCAGTTGCGGTACAGAAGGCGATAATGCAGCTATTCGTGCAGCCCTCCTCGCTCAACCCGAAAAGCGCCACATCGTTACCACCCAAGTTGAACATGCAGCGGTTTTGAATCTCTGCAAGTTGATGGAAAAACAGGGCTATACCGTTACTTATCTTTCGGTGAATCGCCATGGACAAATTGATTTAGATGAACTGGAAGCCTCCCTCACCGGGAATACCGCCCTCGTTTCCATCATGTATGCAAACAACGAAACAGGTGTAGTGTTTCCAATAGAACAAATTGGGCAAATTGTCAAGGAACGGGGCATTACCTACCATGTAGATGCGGTGCAAGCCGTGGGTAAAATCCCCCTGAATATGAAGAATAGCACCATCGACATGCTCACCCTGTCCGGTCACAAGCTACACGCCCCCAAGGGAATTGGTGCTCTTTATGTCCGCAAAGGTGTTAGATTCCGCCCCCTACTCATCGGTGGACACCAAGAGAGAGGGCGTCGGGGTGGTACGGAGAATGTTGCAAGTATCATTGGTTTGGGTAAAGCGGCTGAACTGGAACTGTTGCATCTGCCAGAAGCCACCCAGAGAGAAAAGCAACTGCGCGATCGCTTAGAAAAAACCCTCCTTGCAACCATCCCCGACTGCGAAGTTAATGGCGATCGCAAAAATCGGTTACCCAACACAACCAACATCGGCTTCAAGTTTATCGAAGGGGAAGCGATTCTCTTATCACTCAACCAATATGGAATCTGTGCCTCATCCGGTTCGGCTTGCACTTCTGGTTCTCTTGAGCCTTCTCATGTACTGCGGGCAATGGGCTTACCCTACACCATCTTGCACGGTTCCATCCGCTTCAGCCTTTGCCGCTACACGACAGACGCCGAAATTGATGCAGTGATAGCCGTTATGCCCGGTATTGTTGAACGTCTGCGTGCAATGTCACCCTTCAGCAGCGACGCAGCAGGTTGGCTCCAAGAACAAGAACAAACTCTTTCAGGGGCTAGAAACTAG
- the nifU gene encoding Fe-S cluster assembly protein NifU: MWDYTDKVMELFYNPKNQGALEDKDESGIAVVFGEVGSIACGDALRLHLKIEVDSDTILDSRFQTFGCTSAIASSSALTEIIKGKTLDQALNITNKDIAEFLGGLPEAKMHCSVMGQEALEAAIYNYRGIPLVTHEDDDEGALICSCFGISEAKIRRVIRENSLTTAEQVTSYVKAGGGCGSCLAGIDDLLSAVGHEAALAAEREMSVRVASDLATAKAQGPLTTVQKIALIQQVINEEVKPVLALDGGDVELFDVEGDRVLVQLKGACGSCSSSTATLKIAIEARLQERVLPSLVVEAV; encoded by the coding sequence ATGTGGGACTATACCGACAAAGTAATGGAACTCTTCTACAATCCCAAGAATCAGGGAGCGCTAGAAGACAAAGATGAATCAGGGATTGCAGTTGTTTTCGGTGAAGTAGGCAGTATTGCTTGCGGAGATGCCCTAAGACTGCACCTGAAGATAGAAGTAGACAGCGACACGATTCTCGACTCTCGTTTTCAAACCTTTGGTTGTACCAGTGCGATCGCATCTTCCTCTGCACTGACTGAAATCATCAAAGGCAAAACCTTAGATCAAGCCCTCAATATTACGAACAAAGATATTGCAGAATTCTTGGGCGGTCTGCCGGAAGCCAAGATGCACTGCTCAGTGATGGGGCAAGAAGCATTAGAAGCCGCCATTTACAATTATCGCGGCATCCCCTTAGTCACTCACGAAGACGACGATGAAGGCGCGTTGATTTGCAGTTGCTTTGGTATCAGCGAAGCCAAGATTCGCCGAGTGATTCGCGAAAACAGCCTCACAACGGCAGAACAGGTAACCAGCTACGTTAAAGCCGGTGGCGGTTGCGGTTCATGTTTGGCAGGGATTGATGATTTGCTCTCCGCTGTAGGACATGAAGCCGCGCTGGCAGCCGAGAGAGAGATGAGCGTGAGAGTTGCAAGCGATTTGGCTACAGCCAAAGCTCAAGGCCCCCTCACCACTGTGCAAAAAATCGCACTAATTCAACAAGTCATCAACGAAGAAGTCAAGCCCGTACTGGCTTTAGACGGTGGAGATGTAGAACTGTTCGATGTAGAAGGCGATCGCGTTTTAGTCCAGCTCAAAGGCGCTTGCGGTTCCTGTTCCAGCAGTACAGCGACTCTGAAGATTGCGATCGAAGCACGCCTGCAAGAGCGCGTCCTACCCAGCCTTGTAGTCGAAGCCGTTTAG
- a CDS encoding DNA starvation/stress protection protein DpsA, translated as MTQAVLRPFGQVDNNPIGLGQDVTVPVCEGLNLALASFQALYLQYQKHHFVVEGAEFYSLHQFFQDSYSAVQSHVHELGERLNGLGGTPAASFGKLSELCCFSPESDGIFQARQMLEHDLKAEQDVINLLRRQASQAESVGDRATRYLYEQILLQTEDRAFHLAHFLAEDTLVLSR; from the coding sequence ATGACACAAGCTGTATTAAGACCCTTTGGTCAAGTAGACAACAACCCCATTGGCTTGGGACAAGATGTGACTGTTCCCGTTTGTGAGGGCTTAAATCTTGCGCTTGCGAGTTTCCAAGCTCTTTACTTGCAATATCAAAAGCACCATTTTGTAGTGGAAGGTGCTGAATTTTATTCACTACATCAGTTTTTTCAAGACAGCTACTCAGCGGTTCAAAGCCATGTTCATGAGTTAGGAGAACGCTTAAATGGCTTAGGTGGTACACCAGCAGCTAGCTTTGGCAAATTGTCAGAACTGTGCTGCTTTTCACCAGAGTCAGATGGTATTTTTCAGGCTCGTCAAATGCTGGAGCATGACCTGAAAGCAGAGCAAGACGTGATTAATTTGCTGCGTCGTCAGGCTTCCCAAGCGGAGAGTGTGGGAGATCGCGCCACGCGCTACTTGTACGAGCAAATCTTATTGCAAACTGAAGATCGGGCTTTTCATCTAGCTCACTTTTTAGCGGAAGATACGCTAGTTCTGAGCCGATAA
- the nifH gene encoding nitrogenase iron protein — protein MSDDAMRQIAFYGKGGIGKSTTSQNTISGLAELGERIMIVGCDPKADSTRLMLHSKAQTTILSLAAERGAVEDLELEEVLLTGYKGVKCVESGGPEPGVGCAGRGIITAINFLEENGAYEDLDFVSYDVLGDVVCGGFAMPIREGKAQEIYIVTSGEMMAMYAANNIARGVLKYAHSGGVRLGGLICNSRKVDREIELIETLAERLNTQMIHFVPRDNVVQHAELRRMTVIEYAPNCNQANEYRALAKKIKENKNLTIPTPISMDELEDLLVQFGILGDDKEFEHLVGKTADEVPVAAV, from the coding sequence ATGTCTGACGATGCAATGAGACAAATAGCTTTCTACGGCAAAGGCGGTATCGGTAAATCCACCACATCCCAAAATACAATTTCCGGTTTAGCAGAACTGGGCGAGCGCATCATGATTGTGGGTTGCGACCCGAAAGCCGACTCGACTCGTCTAATGCTGCACTCTAAAGCTCAGACCACCATTCTATCGCTAGCTGCTGAGCGTGGCGCAGTAGAAGACCTAGAACTCGAAGAAGTACTACTCACTGGCTACAAAGGTGTCAAGTGCGTTGAGTCTGGTGGCCCAGAACCCGGTGTAGGTTGTGCAGGACGGGGTATCATCACCGCCATCAACTTCCTCGAAGAAAATGGCGCTTACGAAGACCTCGACTTTGTTAGCTACGACGTGTTAGGAGACGTTGTTTGCGGTGGATTTGCCATGCCAATCCGCGAAGGCAAAGCTCAAGAAATCTACATCGTCACCTCCGGTGAAATGATGGCAATGTATGCCGCCAACAACATTGCACGAGGCGTTCTCAAGTACGCTCACTCTGGCGGTGTACGCCTAGGTGGCTTAATCTGCAACAGCCGTAAAGTTGACCGGGAAATCGAGCTGATTGAAACCTTGGCAGAGCGGTTGAATACTCAAATGATTCACTTCGTTCCCCGCGACAACGTTGTGCAACACGCAGAACTACGCCGCATGACGGTCATTGAGTATGCACCTAACTGCAACCAAGCCAATGAGTACCGTGCTCTTGCCAAGAAGATCAAGGAAAACAAGAACCTCACCATTCCTACACCCATCTCGATGGACGAGTTAGAAGACTTACTCGTGCAATTCGGAATCCTCGGCGACGACAAAGAGTTCGAGCACCTCGTCGGCAAGACCGCAGACGAAGTACCTGTCGCTGCTGTCTAG
- a CDS encoding Asr1405/Asl0597 family protein: MLPPSSSNTSVGQIVNVSRILRWQIYHRLQELRIPCWCPADGSLRVEVNDSVSAMLVRSTVQQFVAPRQELVDWLERCWQI; the protein is encoded by the coding sequence ATGCTTCCACCCTCTAGTTCTAATACCTCAGTCGGTCAGATTGTGAATGTTTCCCGTATTCTGCGCTGGCAAATCTATCACCGTTTGCAAGAGTTGAGAATTCCTTGTTGGTGTCCGGCGGATGGTTCTCTTCGGGTTGAGGTGAATGATAGCGTTTCCGCAATGCTGGTTCGCAGTACTGTGCAGCAATTTGTGGCACCTCGGCAAGAGTTAGTGGATTGGTTAGAGCGGTGCTGGCAGATTTAA
- the nifK gene encoding nitrogenase molybdenum-iron protein subunit beta — MAQNNIDKIKDHAELFHQDEYQELFANKKQFEGGHSPEEVARIAEWTKTWEYREKNFSREALTVNPAKACQPLGAILAAVGFEGTLPFVHGSQGCVAYFRSHFTRHFKEPFSAVSSSMTEDAAVFGGLNNMIDGLATSYNLYKPKMIAVCTTCMAEVIGDDLQAFIKTSKEKGSLPEEFPVPYAHTPSFVGSHVLGYDNMMKGILSNLTAGKKKETTNGKINFIPGFETYIGNLREVKRLAELMGINYTLLGDNSEYLDSPNDGEYKMYQGGTTLEDAADSINAEATVALQSYASTKTREYITKEWQQKTVVSRPWGIRGTDEFLMKLSELTGQPIPRELEIERGRAVDALTDSQAWLHGKRIALYGDPDLVMGLLQFLLEVGAEPVHIVVSNSTPEFEAEAKALLESSPDGKNAKVWGGKDLWHMRSLLFTEPVDLLIGNSYGKYLWRDTHTPMVRIGYPIFDRHHLHRYSTIGYQGTINLLNWIVNTILDELDRNTIIPAKTDISYDLIR; from the coding sequence ATGGCTCAGAATAACATCGACAAAATCAAGGACCACGCCGAACTCTTTCACCAAGACGAATACCAAGAACTATTTGCTAACAAGAAACAATTTGAAGGTGGACACAGCCCAGAAGAAGTTGCTCGCATCGCTGAATGGACTAAAACTTGGGAGTATCGCGAGAAGAACTTCTCCCGTGAAGCCCTCACCGTCAACCCCGCCAAAGCCTGCCAACCCCTAGGAGCGATTCTCGCGGCTGTTGGTTTTGAAGGTACCTTACCCTTCGTTCACGGTTCTCAAGGCTGCGTGGCTTACTTCCGGAGCCACTTTACCCGTCACTTCAAAGAACCCTTCTCTGCGGTTTCTTCCTCCATGACTGAGGATGCAGCGGTGTTCGGTGGCTTAAACAACATGATTGATGGCTTGGCAACGTCCTACAATCTCTATAAGCCGAAGATGATTGCCGTCTGCACCACCTGCATGGCAGAGGTAATCGGAGATGACTTACAAGCCTTCATCAAAACATCCAAAGAAAAAGGTTCTCTGCCTGAAGAATTCCCAGTTCCCTACGCTCACACTCCCAGTTTTGTCGGTTCCCACGTCCTGGGCTACGACAATATGATGAAGGGAATTCTTTCTAACCTCACCGCAGGCAAAAAGAAGGAAACCACCAACGGCAAGATTAACTTTATCCCTGGTTTTGAAACCTACATTGGTAACCTGCGGGAAGTGAAGCGCCTAGCCGAGTTGATGGGTATTAACTATACTCTGCTAGGAGATAACTCAGAGTATCTCGACTCACCCAATGATGGTGAATATAAGATGTACCAGGGTGGAACTACCCTAGAAGATGCGGCTGATTCCATCAACGCTGAAGCTACAGTTGCTCTGCAATCTTACGCTAGCACCAAGACACGGGAATACATCACGAAAGAGTGGCAGCAAAAGACAGTCGTTTCTCGTCCTTGGGGAATTCGTGGTACAGATGAGTTCCTGATGAAACTCAGCGAACTAACCGGACAACCCATTCCACGCGAACTGGAAATTGAGCGGGGACGTGCTGTTGATGCCTTAACCGATTCCCAAGCTTGGCTACACGGCAAGCGGATAGCACTTTACGGCGATCCTGATTTAGTGATGGGGCTGTTGCAGTTCCTGCTAGAAGTTGGGGCTGAACCGGTGCATATCGTAGTCAGCAATAGCACCCCTGAGTTTGAAGCCGAAGCCAAAGCGCTGCTAGAGTCTAGTCCCGATGGCAAAAATGCGAAAGTATGGGGGGGTAAAGACTTGTGGCACATGCGGAGTCTCCTGTTCACCGAACCCGTAGATTTACTCATCGGTAACTCCTACGGTAAGTACCTGTGGCGTGACACCCACACACCAATGGTACGCATCGGCTATCCTATTTTCGATCGCCACCACCTACACCGCTATTCCACCATCGGCTACCAAGGTACGATCAACCTACTCAACTGGATTGTTAACACCATTCTAGATGAACTCGATCGCAACACCATCATCCCAGCGAAGACCGATATTTCCTACGACTTAATTCGCTAA
- the nifD gene encoding nitrogenase molybdenum-iron protein alpha chain, which yields MTVEEKKELIQEVLEAYPEKGRKKREKHLNVYEEGKSDCGVKSNIKSLPGSMTTRGCAYAGSKGVVWGPIKDMIHISHGPVGCGYYSWSGRRNYYIGTTGIDTFGTMQFTSDFQERDIVFGGDKKLAKLITELDELFPLNRGVSIQSECPIGLIGDDIEAVAKKSAKEIGKTVVPVRCEGFRGVSQSLGHHIANDAVRDWVFKGSEKKTKDVEGTPYDVAIIGDYNIGGDAWSSRILLEEIGLRVVAQWSGDGTLHEMEMTPTVKLNLVHCYRSMNYISRHMEETYGIPWLEYNFFGPTKIAESLRMIAAKFDETIQQKAEEVIAKYEAQTQAVLEKYRPRLEGKTVALMVGGLRPRHVVPAFYDLGMRLIGTGYEFGHNDDYKRTTHYIENGTLIYDDVSAFEFEEFVKELKPDLIASGIKEKYVFQKMALPFRQMHSWDYSGPYHGYDGFAIFARDMDLALNSPTWSLVGAPWKKAEATV from the coding sequence ATGACAGTAGAAGAGAAGAAAGAGCTAATCCAAGAAGTCCTGGAAGCCTACCCTGAGAAAGGTCGCAAAAAGCGGGAAAAGCACCTAAACGTTTACGAAGAAGGAAAGTCTGATTGCGGCGTTAAGTCTAACATCAAGTCTCTGCCTGGATCGATGACCACCCGTGGCTGTGCCTACGCTGGTTCTAAGGGTGTGGTTTGGGGTCCGATTAAGGACATGATCCACATCAGTCACGGGCCTGTCGGCTGCGGTTACTACTCCTGGTCTGGTCGCCGCAACTATTATATCGGCACCACAGGCATCGACACTTTTGGCACGATGCAGTTCACCTCCGACTTCCAAGAACGAGATATCGTTTTTGGTGGTGACAAGAAACTCGCCAAACTAATCACAGAACTAGACGAACTCTTCCCCCTCAACCGAGGCGTCTCCATCCAGTCCGAATGTCCCATCGGTCTAATTGGGGATGACATCGAAGCAGTAGCCAAAAAGTCAGCTAAAGAAATCGGCAAGACTGTAGTACCAGTCCGTTGCGAAGGCTTCCGGGGTGTGTCCCAGTCTCTCGGTCACCACATTGCCAACGACGCTGTACGTGACTGGGTATTCAAAGGCTCTGAGAAGAAGACAAAAGACGTTGAAGGCACTCCCTACGATGTCGCGATTATCGGAGACTACAACATTGGTGGTGACGCCTGGTCGTCCCGCATTCTATTAGAAGAAATTGGCTTACGTGTCGTTGCCCAGTGGTCAGGGGATGGTACCCTGCACGAGATGGAAATGACACCCACCGTGAAGCTGAACCTAGTTCACTGCTACCGCTCGATGAACTACATCAGCCGTCACATGGAAGAAACCTACGGGATTCCCTGGTTAGAGTACAACTTCTTTGGCCCGACCAAGATTGCTGAATCTCTGCGGATGATTGCTGCCAAATTTGACGAAACAATCCAGCAAAAAGCAGAAGAAGTTATTGCTAAGTACGAAGCTCAAACCCAAGCCGTACTCGAAAAATATCGCCCACGCCTAGAAGGCAAGACTGTCGCCCTGATGGTGGGTGGTTTACGTCCTCGCCACGTTGTCCCTGCATTCTATGACTTGGGGATGAGGCTAATCGGTACAGGTTATGAGTTTGGTCATAACGACGACTACAAACGTACCACCCACTACATCGAAAACGGCACCCTGATTTACGATGACGTTTCTGCCTTTGAGTTTGAGGAGTTTGTCAAGGAACTCAAGCCGGATCTGATTGCTTCAGGGATTAAAGAGAAGTACGTCTTCCAGAAGATGGCTCTACCCTTCCGTCAGATGCACTCCTGGGATTACTCCGGCCCCTACCACGGTTACGACGGATTCGCTATCTTCGCTCGTGACATGGATTTAGCACTCAACAGCCCCACCTGGAGCTTGGTTGGCGCACCGTGGAAGAAAGCTGAAGCAACCGTGTAA